In the Deinococcus aerius genome, AGTCGGGCGAGACGCGCCTCCTCTCCCTCCCGTACTGGCCCCACGACGTGATCCGCGACTCGCCGGATGGTCGGGTGGCCCTGCCCACGGGTGAGCGAGTTTCACCTGAGCAGGCGGTGCGCGACGTGCCCCTCACCCGCGAGCTGTACATCGAGCGCGAGGACTTTTCCCTCGATCCCCCGAAGGGGTACAAGCGGCTGACGCGGGGCGGCACGGTGCGGCTGCGCGGCGCGGGCATCATCCGGGCGGATGAGGTGGAGACGGACGAGGCCGGGAACGTCATGGCGATCCACGCCACCCTGCTCGGCAACGACGCGAAGGCCGCCGGGGTGATCCACTGGGTCAGCGCGGAGCACGCCCTGCCCGCCGAGTTCCGCCTGTACGACCGCCTCTTCCGGGTGCCCCACCCCGAGGGCGACAACCCCGACGACATCCTCCCGCCCTTCGACCCTGAGCGCATGAGCCACGAGAACGAGGCGGTCCCGGTGGACACGGGCTTTCTGCGGTTCCTCAACCCCCACAGCCTGCGGGTGACGCGCGGCTTCGTGGAACCCAGCGTGGCGCATGACCCCGCCGAGACCCGCTACCAGTTCGAGCGGCAGGGCTACTTCTGGCGCGACCCGGTGGACAGCCGGGAGGGAGCACTCGTCTTCGGGCGGATCATGACCCTCAAGGACACGTGGGCGAAGGAGCAGAAGGCCGAAGGCAGCAAGCCGAAAGCTGAGGCGCCGAAGGTTGAAGCCCCCCAGGCCGCAGGTCCCAGACCTCAGGCCGCCCCCCTCACCCCCGAGCAGGAGGCCGAGGTCGCCCGCCTGACCGCTCAGGGCGTGGCGGAGGCGGACGCGCGCACACTCGCGCGAGACGCCGTTCTGAGGGAGTTCTTCTCCGGGGCGAACGCCGGGGAACACGCCGCGCAGGTCGCTGCCTGGACCGTGAACGATCTGGCGCCGGGCCTACGTTCGGGCGAGAGCCGCCTCTCAGCCTCCGACCTGCCCGCGCTCGCCGCGCTCCTGGCGGGGGGGCAGATCAGCACCCGCATCGCCAAGGAAGTCCTCGCCCGCGCCGCCGAATCCGGGGAGGCGCCCGCCGCCATCGTCGAGCGCGAGGGCCTGCGCGTGGTGACGGACACGGGGGCGATTGAAGCGGCCATCCGCGAGGTGATGGCGGCGAACCCCGACAAGGTGGAGGCGTACCGGGGCGGCAAGACGGGCCTGATGGGTTTTTTCACCGGCCAGGTGATGCGCGCGACCGGGGGCAAGGCGGACCCGAAGGTTGTGGCGGAGGTGTTGGGAGCGGCGCTGAAGGGCTGATCCCTCCGCCATTTCACCCAGCCCGCCGCCCCGCCACGTGGCGCATGTGGGGCGGCGGGTTCCCTTTTACCCTGGGCGGGTAGCAAATCCAGCCTGGAGGTGTCCCCATGTCCCGAAAAGTCAGTTCCGAGTCGGCCCCAGCTTTCGCCCTCTCCCGGTCTTCCCGAGGTTCTTATGGGCATGTCCCCCAGTCTGGAGCGGTCCTTCGCGCGGCTTGAACAGCGTGTGAAGGTCGTTCCGGCCCTCTCCCGCCGGGGCGTTCCGCTCCCGACGTTCGACATCGACGTGGCGCGTGACCGCCGCGGCGAACATTTCCTGGTGCGGCTGCCCCAGGACGGCGCCCCCGAGCTGAGCGTCCTCGACGTGCAGCCGGGGCTGCGGCAACTCCTGCTGCTGGCCCGCACGCCGGGGCGCAAGGACAAGTTCCTGTGCGGCTTCGACGAGCGCCATCTCTTCACCGCCGCCGTGCCGGGCGAGGGGGTGCGCGACGTGATCACGGCCATGCGCGCCCTCAAGCCCGCCGCCGTCCGCGCCGAGGAGGATCGCCTGGGTGTGCGGCCCCGCCACCGCCTGCGCCGTCACAATGCGGCTTCCCTGCGGCAGGGCGAGTGGTTCTTCGTGCCTGTGCCTGAGGTGGTCGTTCCTTCCGAGCGCCTGCGCCGCAACGAACCCCTCTCACGCGGGAACGGCAGCAAGGCACACATTTGTGCCGAGGCGGCCCGTCTCGGTGGTGAGACGGTCTATGTCTCCCGCCGCCACCGCCAACCCCTCACGCCCGCTCAGTACGAGCACCTGATCCGGCGCAACCCCAACGCCCGGACCTGGAACTGGGAGACGCGGGTGCGGAACCCGGAGCTGTACGTGCGCGGCGAGGTCCGCCACCCCGACCACGCGACCCTCTGGTTGCCCGGCTGGCACCGGGTTCTGATGAACACCGAGGGCGAGGCGCCGGGCGCGCGGTTCGTCACGTTCCTCGACTGAGAAGGGGGAGAGGCCGGGCATCCCACTGCCCGGCCTCCCCTCAGTTCAGCATCCGCCCGCTCTTCTCGCCCATCAACGCCTGGGCCTTGGTCAGATAATCCTGCAAGGTGCCGTACCAGTCGTCGCTCTCCGGGGTGTATTCCAGCGCCTGCTGGGCGTGGGCGTAGGCGGCGGCGGGGTCGCGGAAGCCCTGCTGGGCCATCACGTCGGCGGCCATCTGGTGCCCGGTGATCCAGTCGCGGCTGTGGGGGGCCGCCTCGCGCACCACCCGCTCGTAATGGTCGAGCGCCTCGTCGAGGTGGTAGTAGTCGAGCGCCACGCTGCCGAGCACCAGGCTGGCGGGCACGACCGCCCCCTGCGCGAGTGCCTGCTCAGCGGCGGTCTGCGCTTCCTGGAGTCGCCCCAGCCGGTAGTCGCACTCGGCGAGGTCGGCCAGGACTTCGGGCGCGTAGGGGTAGTCCGGCTCCTGCAAGACGGCCTCCAGCCGCTCGCGGGCCTCCACCGGGCGGTCGAGGTCGAGGAGAGCCACCCCGAGTTCGTGGAGCGCATAGGGCCGGTCGGCGTCCGTGGCGAGCGTCAGCGCCCGCTCGAAGTGCCGCAGGGCCTCCTCGTGCTGGCCGAGGTGCGTCATCACCTGGCCCCACACGAGGGCGACACCGTAGCTGGGGTCGCCGTGGGCCCGCTCCAGCCGGTCGGCCTCGCGGATGCTGGAGAGCGCCTCCTCGGGCTTGCCCAGGTTGAGCAGCGCCTGCGCCTGGAGGTAGTGCCAGGTGGCGAGGTTCAGGCCCTCCTCGGGGTCGTGGCCGGTGTAGAGGGGGCGGGCCTGGTCGAGGGCGGCCCCCGCCTCCTGCGGCTGGCCGAGTTGCAGCAGCAGCGCCGCGCCCTCCTGGAGCATGATCGCCCGGTTGAGGCCCCCCGCGTGGTGCGCCGCCTCCGCGTACAGGTGCGCCGCCTCCTGAAGATGCCCGAGCTGTTCCTCGCTGTCGGCCTGCCAGCTCCTGAGCCGCCAGCGCAGGTGTTCGGGCAGTTCTGCCACCGGGAGGTGGATGTCGAGCGCCGCCTGGGGCTGCTCGGCCAGGGCGAGGGCCGCAATCGCGTGATAGCGCGCCAGGGGGTCGGCGGCCTCACGCGCGGCGGGCGGGGGGGGCGCGGCATCGGGGCCATGCGTGCGGGCATCGAGTTCGGCACTCAGGGCGAGGTACAGCGGGTCCTCGCGCAGGGCAGGGTTCAGGGTGCGGGCCTCGCGCAGGGCGGAGCCGACCTCGGTGGTGGCGGCGTCGCCGTACAGGGCGTGGACGCTGGCGAGGTACAGCGCGAGCCGCGCCCGCTCGGGCCTGCGGGCTTCCCCCATGGCCCCTTCCAGCACGCTGAACGCCACGTCATAGTCGCCCCCCGCGAGCGCCGAGCAAGCCTGCTGCCAGGTGGTGGCGACATCGATCATCACCCCTCAGAATAGCGCGGGGAGGGAAGGGGCGTCAGGTTCGGGGCACGGTCTGCGGCCTGGGCTGCCACGCGCGTGACGCCTGCGTCCGGCGTGGGGACGACTTGCTGAACGGGAAAGGGGTCGGGGTGAGCATGACGCGCTCCCCTTCCCGAGCCGCAGGCAGCGCGGGCCTGGGTTGGGGATGCCGCGTTGCGCTCGGGGCCATCCTGCCGCGGGGTCTCGTCCTGAACCTTCAGCGCGCCTCTGCTGCCTCGTCACGTCTGTAGGGGAGTCGGCCCTGTTGCCCGTCCCGTAGGCGCGCTGCTCGCGGCCCCTCCTTTCTGTAGGTCCGCTCAAGCGCCTCTGTGACGCCCGCTACGCCTGGGTACCTTGAGTCTGGTACACTCAAGTCCGGTGGGACGGCTGCCGTCCCGATCGAACCCTTTCTCCCCCGGAGGACCACACTTGAGGCGGCTCAATCCCTGGCTGATCGTCCTGTTCGTTCTGGCGCTGTTCCTGATGTTCTCTCAGGCACCCATGAGCGGGCGGGCCAGTGTCAATTACAACGTGTTCAAGAACCTGCTCGAACAGGGCAGGATCGAGCGGGTCGTCGTGCAGGAAAACGTGGCGCGCGTCACGCTGAAGGAACCCACCACGGTCGACGTGAACGGCGCCGCGCAGCCCCGGCCGGTCACCGACTTCACCGTCCGGCTGCCCAGCAACCAGGCCACGCCCGACAGCGGGCTGATAGGCCAGCTTGAGGCGCAGGGCGTCAACTACCGCTTCGAGCAGGCGAGCCAGTGGCTGGGCATCCTGCTGAACTTCCTGCCCATCATCCTGCTGTTCGGCATGATGTACTTCTTCTTCATGCGCGCGCAGGGCGGTCAGAACGGCGTGATGCAGTTCGGGCAGAGCCGGGCCAAGAAGTACGGCAAGGAAAACCGCGTCCAGACCAAGTTCACCGACGTGGCCGGGCACGAGGAGGCCAAGCGCGAACTCATCGAGGTCGTGGACTTCCTGAAAAACCCCGGCAAGTACCACCAGATCGGCGCCGAGATCCCGAAGGGCGTGCTCCTCGTGGGGCCTCCCGGCACCGGTAAGACCCTGCTCGCGCGGGCCATCGCGGGCGAGGCAGACGTGCCCTTCTTCAGCGTCAGCGCGTCCGAATTCATGGAGATGTTCGTGGGTGTGGGCGCGAGCCGTGTCCGCACCCTCTTCGAGGACGCCCGCAAGAGTGCCCCGGCGATCATGTTCATCGACGAGATCGACTCCATCGGGCGCAAGCGCGGCGCGGGCATCGGCGGCGGCCACGACGAGCGCGAGCAGACCCTCAACCAGATCCTCTCCGAGATGGACGGCTTCGACAAGACGAGCAGCGTGATCGTCCTCGCCGCGACGAACCGCCCGGATGTCCTCGACCCCGCGCTGCTGCGCCCGGGCCGCTTCGACCGCCAGGTGACCATCGACCTCCCCAACCTCAAGGAGCGCGAGGCCATCCTGAAGGTCCACCTGCGGAACAAGCCCCTCGCCCCCGGCGTGGACGTGCCCGAGATCGCCAAGAGCACGCCCTACTTCTCGGGCGCGGACCTCAAGAACGTGACGAACGAGGCCGCCCTGGAGGCCGCGCGGCTCGGCAAGACCCAGATCGACATGAGCGACTTCTACCGGGCGCTCGACAAGATCACGCTCGGCCTGGAGAACTCCTCGCTGACGATCAGCCCCGAGGAGAAAAAGGCCATCGCCTACCACGAGGCGGGGCACGCCGTGACCGCCGCCGTCATCCCCGGCAGCGACAAGCTCCAGAAGGTCTCCATCATCCCGCGTGGCCGCGCGCTCGGCGCCGCCTTCTACCTGCCGGAGGAGCGGGCGCTGATGAGCCGGGAGCGGCTGGAAAACCAGCTCGTCGTCTCGCTGGGGGGCCGCGCCGCCGAGGAGGTCTTTATCGGCAGCGTCACGAGCGGGGCCGCCGACGACTTCCGCAAGGCGACGAACATCGCCCGCAAGATGGTGCTGGAGTGGGGCATGGGCGACAACTTCAAGAACATGGCGCTCACCACCGACTCCGGCCCGGTCTTCCTGGGCGAGGACATGGCGAAGCCCAAGGCCTTTTCCGAACACACCTCGCAGCTCGTGGACGAGGACGTGAAGCGCATCCTGGGCCGCGCCTACGAGCGGGCCAAGAGCCTGGTCAGCGAGTACGCGGAGGCCATGCACGAGGTCGCCGACGCGCTGCTCAGCCAGGAACTCATCACCGGCGACGTGGTGCGTGACGCGGTGACCCGGGCGCGCGGCCAGGGGCAGCCCGCACCGCAGCCCACCGTGTAAGCCCAGCCTGAAGCTGAAAGACAAAGCCCCCCGGAGACGGGGGGTTTGCCCTGTTGCCCGGCGCGAAAGAGTGGAGTCCTGCCGAGCGAGTCACCTCACCAGGCTCTCGGGGGACCCCTCACGCCGCTCAGGATGACTCCCCTTCTTCCGTCAACCGCTCTGCGCTGACGGTATAGGCGGCAGGTAGAACAGCAGGTCGAGGGACGGCGGCTTGATGTCCTGCGTCCTGAGCAGCACGGCAATCTGCGCGGTATGCCGGACCTCGTGCATCATCACGTGCCACAGCAACCCGTCCACCCGGAAGCGTTGGTGCTCCGGCGGCCAGTCCTCGACCGTCACGACACGTGCCAGCTCGGCGGCGTCCAGCCGGGCGAGGTAGGCCCGGGTGCTTTCCTCCACGGCGAGCCAGTAGTCCAGCAGGGGGGCGAGCGGCACGTCATCGTAGAAGGGACGGCCTCGGAGAGCCTGCACCCCGGGCAGATGGTCCTGCACCGGGGGTACCCGCCGGATGTCGCCGTGCAGCCAGCCGTCCTCGACCTCGGCGATGTGCCACACCAGGTCCTTGATGCAGCGGAACCGGTCGCCGTTCAGCAGCGGCCTGGCCAGCACCTCGTCCGGCACGTCCTCCAGCGTGGCCCACAGGTCCCGCCGGGCGCGGACGAGGTACTCGTAGGTTTCGGGGATGTTCATCGGTTCCTCCCGGGGCGACCTTCACTCCCGCCAGATCGCCCAGTGTTCTTCCAGCTTGTCCAGTTGCTCCTTCGGGCGCCCGCCCAGGCGCAGCAGGGCCATGACTTGTCCCCGGTGATGGCTGTCGTGGACGATGATGTGCTGGAGAAAGTGCGCCGGGTGCGAGGGATAGGTCCCCTCGTTCCAGGGATCGGCGAAGGGCTGCCCCGAGGTGATGGCGTCCTGAACCGCGCCGAGGGCCGCATCGTCCCCGATGGCGAAGGCGCGGCCCAGTTCGGCGGGGTCGCGCAGGCGCAGACGAAAGCTTTCGCCGTCGCGCGCGATGGCGGCGGGCAGACCCTCGGCGTGGGGGGGCGAGATGTTGGAGAGCCAGTCCAGGCGGAAATGCGCCATGTGGCCCAGGTGCTGCCCGACCGTCCACCCGCCCCGCCCGTCCGAGAGGTCCAGGTCAGCGTCAGCCAGGGTGCCCAGCAGAACGGCGTTCACCCGCCCGTTGCGGCGGAAGGATTCGAGCAGCAGATCAAGTTGGTTCATGAGGTCTCCTCTGGCAGGTCAGGCCCGCCGGGCTCGCCCGGCCGGGGGATCTTCAAACCCTGCGGGCGCGGGCCGGTCAGGCGGCGGTCTTCCCCGGATTCCACGGTGCGCGGGCTCGCGCGCAAGCGGCACGTCCTCCTGCCTGAACTCGTGGGGAGGCCAGCAGGGAGGACCGGGCGGTCCACCGTCATCTGCTGCGCCCCGGGCTGTCACGGCGGGACAGCCCCTGACCCCGCCGGTCGGCGTGGACATGTGCCGTGCGTTCAGCTCCATCCACAGCCCGGGAATCACGAGCGGAGTTCAAGCCGCACCGTCACCTCGTCGCCCTCCTGGAGCTGTTCTGCCCTTCGAACACTCGCCTTGACGGGCACGATGTAACGGTCATCCTTGGGAAACAGGGACGTTGTCCACTCGGTCCCGCCGATCCGAACCCGGACGGGAAGCATGCCCCAGCCGTACGTCACGAACTTGGAGGCGGCGTGCAGGTCGCGGCACTGCTCTGCGGGAACGGTCACGAAGTACCAGGGGGCGGGGCCAGCCCAGTGCCACACCGGGCCGCTGAACTCCAGGGTCATGGAGTTCCCCCTCGCGGGCATTGGCGGTTCACCGGGCCCAGAAGTCCGGCGGCGTGATGCCCAGCGCCCGCAGGTACACGTAGCCCTGCCCCCGGTGGTGAATCTCGTTGTCCACCACGCCGATGGCGGCGACCCACCCGGTCATGGGACCCCAGGCGAGCGGCTGCTCCTGGGCGTAGCGGGCGGGGGGAACGCCCGGCAGTTCGGCCTCGAGGCGGCGGCTCAGTTCGTCCCACGCGGTCAGCAACGCCTCCCGGGTCCGGGCGGGCTGCGCGTCCCAGACCGGCTCGCCCCAGTTCCCGGTCACCAGGCCGTTCAGCGTGTACGCCGTCACGCCGTGAATCTCCCACGCCATCTCCGCGAAGGGGCGCATGGGCGGCGCGGCAGTGAAGGTGAAGAGCTGGTCCTCGGGAAAGGCCTCGACAAGGCGGCGGGTCAGGCGGCGGTGGCTCAGCCAGTGGGCCAGGAAGTCGGCGGGGGTGAGGAACGTGGCGGTGGATGTCTGGCTCATGGGGGCCTCCACCCCCAGCGTAAGGGCGATTCCCGTCAGGACCTGACGGGTTGGGCGGCCCGGCACTGGGGTGGGGCGTACACTGGACCATGACGCAGACGACCCCACCGGATGACGTTCTGGCGCGCGGCAAGGCGTACACGGGAGACGGGGTGACCGTGTACTACGACCCGCCGCGCTGCGTCCACGTTGCCAACTGCGTGCGCGGGCTGCCGGAGGTGTTCCGCCCCCGCGAGCGCCCCTGGATTCAGGCGGGCAACGCGGCGGCGGAGCGCGTGGCGGAGGTCGTCCGCACCTGCCCGACCGGGGCCCTCCATTACGTGCTGGCGGGCGGCCCTGGTGAGCTGCCCGACCGGCCCACCACAGTCACCCCGGTGACCGACGGCCCGCTGGCGATTCGCGGCGACCTCGTGATTCAGACGCCGGGCGGGGAGGTGCGGGAGGTCCGGGCGGCCCTGTGCCGCTGCGGGGCGAGCGGCAACAAGCCCTTTTGCGACGGCACGCACGCGAGGATCGGCTGGAGGAGCGGGGGAGGGACGGCTCCCGAGGAGCGCGGCGACGACCACCCGGGGCCGGGCCAGCGGGCGGACGGGGCGCGGGAGTCGGGTGAGCAATAACTCCCCCGGGGCCTAGACTGCCGTATGACCTCTGCCCTGAACATCCCCGACCTGATCCGCAAGAAGCGCGACGGTGCCGAGCATTCCCGGGCCGAACTCGAAGGGCTCGTGCTGGGGTACACGCGCGGCGAGGTGCCCGACTACCAGATCAGCGCGTGGCTGAT is a window encoding:
- the ftsH gene encoding ATP-dependent zinc metalloprotease FtsH, which codes for MRRLNPWLIVLFVLALFLMFSQAPMSGRASVNYNVFKNLLEQGRIERVVVQENVARVTLKEPTTVDVNGAAQPRPVTDFTVRLPSNQATPDSGLIGQLEAQGVNYRFEQASQWLGILLNFLPIILLFGMMYFFFMRAQGGQNGVMQFGQSRAKKYGKENRVQTKFTDVAGHEEAKRELIEVVDFLKNPGKYHQIGAEIPKGVLLVGPPGTGKTLLARAIAGEADVPFFSVSASEFMEMFVGVGASRVRTLFEDARKSAPAIMFIDEIDSIGRKRGAGIGGGHDEREQTLNQILSEMDGFDKTSSVIVLAATNRPDVLDPALLRPGRFDRQVTIDLPNLKEREAILKVHLRNKPLAPGVDVPEIAKSTPYFSGADLKNVTNEAALEAARLGKTQIDMSDFYRALDKITLGLENSSLTISPEEKKAIAYHEAGHAVTAAVIPGSDKLQKVSIIPRGRALGAAFYLPEERALMSRERLENQLVVSLGGRAAEEVFIGSVTSGAADDFRKATNIARKMVLEWGMGDNFKNMALTTDSGPVFLGEDMAKPKAFSEHTSQLVDEDVKRILGRAYERAKSLVSEYAEAMHEVADALLSQELITGDVVRDAVTRARGQGQPAPQPTV
- a CDS encoding (4Fe-4S)-binding protein; translation: MTQTTPPDDVLARGKAYTGDGVTVYYDPPRCVHVANCVRGLPEVFRPRERPWIQAGNAAAERVAEVVRTCPTGALHYVLAGGPGELPDRPTTVTPVTDGPLAIRGDLVIQTPGGEVREVRAALCRCGASGNKPFCDGTHARIGWRSGGGTAPEERGDDHPGPGQRADGARESGEQ
- a CDS encoding DinB family protein, with amino-acid sequence MNQLDLLLESFRRNGRVNAVLLGTLADADLDLSDGRGGWTVGQHLGHMAHFRLDWLSNISPPHAEGLPAAIARDGESFRLRLRDPAELGRAFAIGDDAALGAVQDAITSGQPFADPWNEGTYPSHPAHFLQHIIVHDSHHRGQVMALLRLGGRPKEQLDKLEEHWAIWRE
- a CDS encoding DinB family protein, giving the protein MNIPETYEYLVRARRDLWATLEDVPDEVLARPLLNGDRFRCIKDLVWHIAEVEDGWLHGDIRRVPPVQDHLPGVQALRGRPFYDDVPLAPLLDYWLAVEESTRAYLARLDAAELARVVTVEDWPPEHQRFRVDGLLWHVMMHEVRHTAQIAVLLRTQDIKPPSLDLLFYLPPIPSAQSG
- a CDS encoding DinB family protein, translated to MSQTSTATFLTPADFLAHWLSHRRLTRRLVEAFPEDQLFTFTAAPPMRPFAEMAWEIHGVTAYTLNGLVTGNWGEPVWDAQPARTREALLTAWDELSRRLEAELPGVPPARYAQEQPLAWGPMTGWVAAIGVVDNEIHHRGQGYVYLRALGITPPDFWAR
- a CDS encoding glutamine--tRNA ligase/YqeY domain fusion protein codes for the protein TVDTPGTPSPYRDRTPEENLDLFRRMRAGEFREGEHVLRAKIDLSNPNMKLRDPVLYRIMYAEHYRTGNDWCIYPMYDFQHPLQDAMEGVTHSLCSLEYVDNRAIYDWLMEQLFAGGPRPHQYEFGRRSLEYTIVSKRKLRRLVEEGFVTGWDDPRMPTIAAQRRRGVTAGAIRTFASQIGVSRTNRTVDIALYEHAVRDDLNHKAPRVMAVLDPVRVILSNVESGETRLLSLPYWPHDVIRDSPDGRVALPTGERVSPEQAVRDVPLTRELYIEREDFSLDPPKGYKRLTRGGTVRLRGAGIIRADEVETDEAGNVMAIHATLLGNDAKAAGVIHWVSAEHALPAEFRLYDRLFRVPHPEGDNPDDILPPFDPERMSHENEAVPVDTGFLRFLNPHSLRVTRGFVEPSVAHDPAETRYQFERQGYFWRDPVDSREGALVFGRIMTLKDTWAKEQKAEGSKPKAEAPKVEAPQAAGPRPQAAPLTPEQEAEVARLTAQGVAEADARTLARDAVLREFFSGANAGEHAAQVAAWTVNDLAPGLRSGESRLSASDLPALAALLAGGQISTRIAKEVLARAAESGEAPAAIVEREGLRVVTDTGAIEAAIREVMAANPDKVEAYRGGKTGLMGFFTGQVMRATGGKADPKVVAEVLGAALKG
- a CDS encoding DUF1905 domain-containing protein, yielding MTLEFSGPVWHWAGPAPWYFVTVPAEQCRDLHAASKFVTYGWGMLPVRVRIGGTEWTTSLFPKDDRYIVPVKASVRRAEQLQEGDEVTVRLELRS
- a CDS encoding tetratricopeptide repeat protein, translated to MIDVATTWQQACSALAGGDYDVAFSVLEGAMGEARRPERARLALYLASVHALYGDAATTEVGSALREARTLNPALREDPLYLALSAELDARTHGPDAAPPPPAAREAADPLARYHAIAALALAEQPQAALDIHLPVAELPEHLRWRLRSWQADSEEQLGHLQEAAHLYAEAAHHAGGLNRAIMLQEGAALLLQLGQPQEAGAALDQARPLYTGHDPEEGLNLATWHYLQAQALLNLGKPEEALSSIREADRLERAHGDPSYGVALVWGQVMTHLGQHEEALRHFERALTLATDADRPYALHELGVALLDLDRPVEARERLEAVLQEPDYPYAPEVLADLAECDYRLGRLQEAQTAAEQALAQGAVVPASLVLGSVALDYYHLDEALDHYERVVREAAPHSRDWITGHQMAADVMAQQGFRDPAAAYAHAQQALEYTPESDDWYGTLQDYLTKAQALMGEKSGRMLN